The Oryzias latipes chromosome 4, ASM223467v1 genome includes a window with the following:
- the LOC101157121 gene encoding 5-hydroxytryptamine receptor 3A-like has protein sequence MPIRCQRYSGHQQKNTFIMASCSSAHKWLLSSMPTLTLFIISMPALCCTYKVNCSNPDQPSLLQALTPVFNLNSVRPVLDTNSPTDIYMYFTLYGILGVDEKAQLLTTYIWLHYWWMNEFISWDPIQCGADKITLPKEKFWLPDIVINEFMEENKAPTVPYVGLYSDGTIHDSLPVKVVSSCNLNIYTFPFDIQNCSMTFNSYIYYAMDIKIFSGRSAELITELSKRVMTTKGEWELLDITVLKQENNDTFGLYTDKLRYDITVRRRSTMYVVNLLLPSCFLITVDLFSFLLPPQSTDRSSFKMTLILGYTVFLLLMNDLLPVTGNSIPLINVFFTLCLALMVASLLETILITNLLCCSADLPPVPGWFKFLVLKILGFLVCMPRKKKRKSGMLSSEWVLTPKTKDILVKLFYSFNHLFTKAEPMTGTLVPRKDPADTAVEDKALQELQCVSEVLQAIRAQVERQKGSQSSEDWLQVGFVIDRLLFGIYIISLSVSFITIIVIWVKAYKI, from the exons ATGCCCATTAGGTGTCAAAGATACTCTGGacaccaacaaaaaaacaccttcaTTATGGCATCTTGCAGCTCTGCACACAAG TGGCTTCTTTCTTCAATGCCCACCTTGACTCTGTTCATCATTTCAATGCCAG CTCTGTGCTGCACCTACAAGGTGAACTGTTCCAATCCGGACCAGCCCAGCCTGCTTCAGGCTCTGACTCCTGTCTTTAACCTGAACTCTGTGAGGCCTGTGTTGGACACCAACTCTCCTACTGACATCTACATGTACTTCACTCTGTATGGAATACTTGGAGTG GATGAAAAGGCACAACTCCTTACTACCTACATTTGGTTGCACTAT TGGTGGATGAACGAGTTCATCAGCTGGGACCCCATCCAGTGCGGGGCGGATAAAATAACACTTCCAAAGGAAAAATTCTGGCTTCCAGATATTGTAATCAATGAGTT catggaggaaaacaaagcgCCGACGGTCCCGTATGTTGGCCTGTACAGTGATGGGACCATTCATGATTCTCTGCCTGTCAAAGTTGTGAGCTCCTGTAATCTCAACATTTACACATTCCCTTTCGACATTCAGAATTGCAGCATGACTTTCAACTCCTACATTTACTACG ctatgGACATAAAGATTTTCAGTGGAAGATCAGCTGAACTAATCACAGAACTCTCAAAGCGTGTGATGACCACTAAGGGGGAATGGGAGCTGCTGGACATCACTGTCCTCAAACAAGAGAACAATGACACTTTTGGTCTTTACACGGACAAACTTCGATATGAT ATCACCGTCCGGCGCCGGTCCACCATGTATGTGGTGAACCTCCTGCTTCCCAGCTGTTTTCTCATCACAGTGGACCTCTTCAGCTTCCTGCTGCCTCCACAGAGCACGGACAGATCCTCCTTCAAGATGACCCTCATTCTGGGATACACCGTCTTCCTGCTCCTCATGAATGATCTGCTGCCCGTCACAGGAAACAGCATTCCTCTCATAA ATGTGTTCTTCACTCTGTGTCTGGCTCTGATGGTGGCCAGTCTGCTGGAAACTATCCTCATCACCAACCTACTGTGCTGCTCAGCTGACCTCCCTCCTGTCCCTGGCTGGTTTAAATTCCTCGTCCTGAAAATCCTGGGCTTTCTTGTGTGCATGCcacggaaaaagaaaagaaaatcaggcATGT tgtcctctgaGTGGGTTTTAACTcccaaaacaaaagacatattAGTCAagctattttattcttttaatcatttgtttacCAAAGCAGAACCCATGACTGGCACACTGGTACCTAGGAAGGATCCAGCAGACACAGCCGTGGAAGACAAGGCCCTGCAGGAGCTTCAGTGCGTCAGCGAGGTCCTGCAGGCCATCCGCGCTCAGGTGGAGCGGCAGAAAGGGAGCCAGAGTTCTGAAGACTGGCTCCAGGTGGGATTCGTCATAGACCGCCTGCTGTTTGGCATCTACATCATTTCCTTATCAGTCAGCTTCATCACCATCATCGTCATCTGGGTGAAGGCGTACAAGATTTAA
- the LOC101157359 gene encoding 5-hydroxytryptamine receptor 3A-like has protein sequence MKCYFYVWLVSVLPGKLICKEGNSGPTHESLKAVFDLQPFRPAENLTNPTITNISFTLYAVLGVNEKAQLLSTFLWLRLYWHNEFLVWDPEECDGVTKISLPVKELWSPDIIVYEFVDDDVSQACPYVYVNHTGHIRWDRMLRLVSACNLEIFSFPFDVQNCTFTFGSYMHTIRDVRVSPALTFKEMSANSRRYLEASGEWELMDILGETSILQFGVDEWDIITFWGFSRQVVIRRRPVLYVVNLLIPSSFLMLIDILSFYLPPHSVDRASFKMTLILGYTVFLLIMNDLLPSTANGTPLIGIYFSVCLALMVISLLETVIITNVLHHSSMKYQEIPKWVKVIILKHIANMICYRWPKEAPLPPRKAPEDKPESTNSNSGPWVIQHATQTHDRHSTSNQGAASLPELQQICQYLQDLRSHLTSLKKESELQEQWCHVGYVLDFLLFRIYLLLISCYALVIITMWCIWISQS, from the exons atgaaatgttatttttatgtttggcTAGTGTCGGTTCTCCCCGGTAAGTTGATTTGTAAGGAAGGCAACAGTGGACCAACTCATGAGTCCTTGAAGGCCGTTTTTGACCTTCAACCCTTCAGACCAGCTGAAAACCTAACCAACCCAACCATCACCAACATCTCCTTCACCCTGTACGCCGTCTTAGGCGTG AATGAAAAGGCCCAGTTACTCTCAACGTTCTTGTGGCTGAGACTG TACTGGCACAATGAGTTCCTGGTTTGGGATCCTGAAGAGTGTGACGGTGTCACCAAGATTTCTCTGCCTGTGAAGGAGCTGTGGTCTCCAGATATCATCGTTTATGAGTT TGTGGATGATGATGTTTCCCAGGCATGTCCTTATGTCTACGTGAACCACACCGGTCACATCCGCTGGGACAGGATGCTGCGACTCGTCTCAGCCTGCAACCTGGAAATCTTCAGTTTTCCCTTCGATGTGCAGAACTGCACTTTTACTTTTGGCTCTTACATGCACACCA TACGTGATGTGAGGGTCAGCCCGGCCTTGACCTTTAAGGAGATGTCAGCAAACTCCAGGCGTTACCTGGAGGCCAGTGGAGAGTGGGAGCTGATGGATATCCTTGGAGAAACTTCCATCTTGCAGTTTGGAGTAGACGAGTGGGACATCATCACTTTCTGG GGTTTTTCTCGCCAGGTGGTCATAAGGCGGCGTCCAGTGCTCTACGTGGTCAACCTGCTGATCCCGAGCTCCTTCCTGATGCTCATCGATATCCTGTCTTTCTACCTGCCCCCCCACAGCGTCGACCGTGCCTCCTTCAAAATGACCCTCATCCTGGGTTACACTGTCTTTTTGCTCATCATGAACGACCTGCTTCCAAGCACAGCAAACGGCACTCCCCTCATAG GTATCTACTTCTCAGTTTGCCTGGCTCTCATGGTCATCAGTCTGCTGGAGACTGTCATCATCACTAATGTGCTCCACCACAGCTCCATGAAGTATCAAGAGATTCCAAAATGGGTTAAAGTGATCATCCTCAAACACATTGCTAACATGATCTGCTACCGATGGCCTAAAGAAGCGCCGCTGCCGCCAAGAAAAGCTCCAGAGGATAAACCTGAAAGCACCAATAGCAACTCAGGACCATGGGTCATCCAGCACGCCACTCAAACACACGACAGGCATTCAACCAGCAATCAAG GTGCAGCCTCTCTgccggagctgcagcagatctgTCAGTACCTGCAGGACCTCCGCTCCCACCTCACCTCCCTGAAGAAGGAGAGTGAACTGCAGGAGCAGTGGTGTCACGTTGGATATGTTCTCGACTTCCTGCTCTTTCGGATCTACCTGCTGCTTATTTCCTGCTATGCTTTGGTCATCATCACCATGTGGTGCATCTGGATCAGCCAGTCCTAA
- the LOC101157607 gene encoding 5-hydroxytryptamine receptor 3A-like translates to MAERKFAEFIFICFMLLHGLEASLNCSSPTSDALLKELENNLFPRNLVRPVANLSSPLNIKIRITVVGVLGVDEKTQTLTTLLWQVLEWNISRLSWDDEKCGTHRVSVPRENLWVPDIHISQLTDEDRSPKTPYVYLFSTGLVLDDRPLRVVSSCTLGIYTFPFDVQNCTLTFGSYLHFDTDIKMIAGSTAEKILEESRSVMVTNGEWELSNVSFVISTLQMETGNYSEIHFSIILRRRPTVYVVNLLLPSCFLITVDLFSFLLPPQNTDRSSFKMTLILGYTVFLLLMNDLLPVTGETTPLINVFFSISLALMVASQLETIFITNIQFSSHQYSTVPHWLSVLVLRYLAVVACLPPQKKSNRTTVILNRNSEEPAVNAISTNKPGSQHLSILNLKEETPEKSPPPPPPDPTLDELRKLSRDLTAVRLQMDKYFQGSRASQEWQMIGIVIDRLLFGLYIVFILASFVTIMGIWIWNNTYSA, encoded by the exons ATGGCAGAGAGGAAATTTGCtgagtttatttttatctgCTTCATGCTTCTGCACG gtttgGAAGCAtctttgaactgcagcagtcCAACATCTGACGCTCTCCTTAAGGAACTGGAAAATAATTTGTTCCCCAGAAATCTTGTTCGTCCTGTTGCAAACCTTTCCAGCCCTCTGAACATAAAGATCCGCATCACTGTGGTGGGAGTTTTAGGAGTG GATGAAAAAACTCAGACCCTGACAACTCTTCTGTGGCAAGTTCTG GAGTGGAATATTTCCAGACTTAGTTGGGACGATGAGAAATGTGGCACTCATCGAGTCTCTGTCCCTCGAGAAAATCTTTGGGTTCCAGATATTCACATCTCACAGCT CACAGATGAAGACAGATCTCCCAAAACTCCTTATGTCTACCTATTCAGCACAGGCCTTGTGTTGGATGATCGGCCACTAAGGGTGGTGAGCTCCTGCACTTTAGGAATCTATACTTTTCCTTTTGACGTTCAAAACTGCACACTCACATTTGGATCTTATTTACACTTTG ACACAGATATTAAGATGATTGCAGGAAGCACAGCAGAGAAAATCCTGGAGGAATCTAGAAGCGTGATGGTAACCAACGGGGAGTGGGAGCTCTCAAACGTCTCGTTTGTCATTTCCACACTGCAGATGGAAACTGGAAACTACTCAGAGATCCACTTTTCT ATAATTCTAAGACGCAGACCCACTGTGTATGTGGTGAACCTCCTGCTCCCCAGCTGCTTCCTCATCACAGTGGACCTCTTCAGCTTCCTACTGCCCCCACAGAATACAGACAGATCCTCCTTCAAAATGACGCTGATCTTGGGCTATACCGTCTTCCTGCTCCTCATGAATGATCTGCTGCCCGTCACTGGGGAGACCACACCTCTCATTA ATGTGTTCTTCTCCATCAGTCTTGCTCTAATGGTGGCCAGCCAGCTGGAGACCATCTTCATCACAAACATCCAGTTCAGCTCCCATCAGTACAGCACCGTGCCTCACTGGCTCAGTGTCCTCGTGTTGCGTTATCTGGCTGTTGTTGCTTGTCTTCCTccacagaagaaaagcaaccGAACTACTGTGATCTTAAACCGCAACTCGGAAG AGCCTGCAGTGAATGCCATCAGCACAAATAAACCAGGCAGTCAGCATCTTAGCATCCTGAATCTGAAAGAGGAAACCCCAGAAAAGTCCCCCCCTCCGCCCCCACCAGACCCGACCCTGGATGAACTCAGGAAGCTGAGCAGAGACCTCACCGCCGTTCGTCTGCAGATGGACAAATACTTTCAGGGCTCCAGGGCCTCTCAGGAGTGGCAGATGATTGGGATCGTGATCGACCGTCTGCTCTTTGGCTTGTACATCGTCTTCATCCTCGCCAGCTTCGTCACAATCATGGGTATCTGGATCTGGAATAACACGTACAGTGCTTGA